ATGAAAAAATTGCAAGCGTACCATCTGGTGGTGCTGTTACTGCCTCTAGTGGTGGTGCGGCAGCCGCAGATGAGGCCCCCAAAGAAGAGGCGAAGAAAGAGGAGTCTGAAGAAGAGTCCGATGATGGCATGGGATTCGGGTTGtttgtaaaactaataaaGAATCCTCTACGAAAAAAAAGTTGGTTCTGCACCAAGCAGACACTTAACAAACATTACGAAGCTTGATCGACCAGCTACACCATTGTCATGGTATGTTAGCACGTTATTGAGGATATTCTAATGTCAACATTTTAAAGCT
The nucleotide sequence above comes from Ciona intestinalis unplaced genomic scaffold, KH HT000890.1, whole genome shotgun sequence. Encoded proteins:
- the LOC101243221 gene encoding LOW QUALITY PROTEIN: 60S acidic ribosomal protein P2-like (The sequence of the model RefSeq protein was modified relative to this genomic sequence to represent the inferred CDS: inserted 2 bases in 1 codon) — protein: LKSCSTLFIAALSENESPSSSDIMNILGSVGFDVDDDKLNIVIKXKGKNLEEGIAAGNEKIASVPSGGAVTASSGGAAAADEAPKEEAKKEESEEESDDGMGFGLFVKLIKNPLRKKSWFCTKQTLNKHYEA